In Halobaculum limi, one DNA window encodes the following:
- the secF gene encoding protein translocase subunit SecF → MARFEVPEVDYTRYDNRQLAAVPLAVLAVALLVIGGAYVTTGAPVDPGLDFTGGTELRLAVDAPSDEQARNQIASAFTATPDSVQQVGGGDVYVVTFEATEAETGELEAQAEQAGFEIRSIDAVSASFGSDTQRLALIGIVVAFGGMALLVFAMFRTFVPSIAVVVSAFSDIAIPVALMNLFGIELTLGTVAALLMLIGYSVDSDILLNNHVLRRSGDFYESTYRAMRTGVTMTLTSLAAMAVMAVVASVFGIGLLASIGIILVFGLAADLMNTYLLNVSLLRWYKYEGVAR, encoded by the coding sequence ATGGCTCGATTCGAGGTACCGGAAGTCGATTACACCCGGTACGACAACCGGCAACTCGCCGCGGTTCCGCTGGCGGTGTTGGCCGTGGCCCTCCTCGTCATCGGCGGCGCGTACGTGACGACGGGGGCCCCGGTCGACCCGGGACTCGACTTCACCGGCGGGACGGAACTCCGTCTCGCCGTCGACGCGCCGAGCGACGAACAGGCACGCAACCAGATCGCGTCGGCGTTCACCGCGACGCCGGATAGCGTCCAACAGGTAGGCGGCGGCGACGTGTACGTCGTCACCTTCGAGGCGACAGAGGCGGAGACGGGCGAACTCGAAGCGCAGGCCGAACAGGCCGGCTTCGAGATTCGCTCTATCGACGCGGTGTCGGCCAGTTTCGGCTCCGACACGCAGCGACTCGCGCTCATCGGTATCGTCGTCGCGTTCGGCGGGATGGCGCTGCTGGTGTTCGCGATGTTCCGGACGTTCGTCCCCAGCATCGCCGTCGTCGTCTCGGCGTTCTCCGACATCGCCATCCCGGTGGCGCTGATGAACCTCTTCGGCATCGAACTCACGCTCGGGACGGTCGCCGCACTCCTGATGCTCATCGGTTACTCCGTCGACTCCGACATCCTGCTGAACAACCACGTGTTGCGTCGCTCGGGTGACTTCTACGAGTCGACGTACCGGGCGATGCGAACCGGTGTGACGATGACGCTCACCTCGCTGGCTGCGATGGCCGTGATGGCCGTCGTCGCCTCGGTGTTCGGCATCGGACTGCTCGCCAGCATCGGGATTATCCTCGTGTTCGGCCTCGCGGCTGACCTGATGAACACCTACCTGCTGAACGTCTCGCTGCTTCGCTGGTACAAGTACGAGGGGGTGGCACGATGA
- a CDS encoding preprotein translocase subunit SecD translates to MSTWEDLKSNWRVVLLVFMLVLSTVFLFAPAFASTDGAAAAQENPTNLKYGLQLSGGTRVRAPLQGVTAEGVDFGGDDAAQVERAVAGQLATADSSDVIARQTTQTGGTVELVTENATTQQLSSALDGAGYEYETVRDGVTETTREQTVEVLRSKINAAGLSGGTVRTVETISNEHFVLIEVPNQDRSEVVDLVNSRGTVRIAAYHPVTENNTTQYVNTTVITQEDFQTVGTAQQGERGPGPHVPVSVKTSEAERVQQLYVDTGVASVGGTDCTYSDSPESTEPCILVIRDGNVVSSFGMDAGLAQSMRNGEWANDPQFILVTGSFERAQAVSIDLRAGALPASLALDEGTASSISATQGDNFKRDSLIIGLLAVFTVAGVVFLRYGRPQVAAPMVVTALSEVVVLLGFAAFINYPLDLSVIAGFIAVIGTGVDDLVIIADEVMAEGDVNSRRVFESRFRKAFWVIGAAAATTIIAMSPLAVLSLGDLQGFAIFTILGVLVGVLITRPAYGDILRVLLTDR, encoded by the coding sequence ATGAGCACCTGGGAGGACCTCAAGAGCAACTGGCGAGTCGTCTTGCTCGTCTTTATGCTCGTGTTGTCGACGGTGTTCCTGTTCGCGCCCGCCTTCGCCAGCACGGACGGCGCGGCGGCCGCCCAAGAGAACCCGACCAATCTGAAGTACGGTCTCCAACTCTCGGGCGGGACGCGCGTTCGCGCTCCGCTGCAGGGTGTAACCGCCGAGGGCGTCGACTTCGGCGGCGACGACGCCGCCCAGGTGGAACGAGCGGTCGCCGGGCAACTCGCGACCGCCGACAGTTCCGACGTCATCGCACGACAGACCACGCAGACCGGCGGGACCGTTGAGTTGGTGACGGAAAACGCCACGACACAGCAGTTATCGTCGGCGCTCGACGGCGCGGGCTACGAGTACGAGACGGTCCGTGACGGCGTCACCGAGACGACGCGCGAGCAGACGGTCGAGGTGTTACGCTCGAAAATTAACGCCGCCGGTCTCTCCGGTGGGACCGTGCGGACCGTCGAGACCATCTCTAACGAGCACTTCGTCCTCATCGAGGTGCCCAACCAGGACCGCAGCGAGGTCGTCGACCTCGTGAACTCCCGCGGGACGGTCCGCATCGCCGCGTACCACCCGGTGACGGAGAACAACACGACGCAGTACGTCAACACGACCGTCATCACGCAAGAGGACTTCCAAACGGTCGGGACCGCCCAGCAGGGCGAACGCGGCCCCGGCCCGCACGTCCCCGTCTCGGTGAAGACGAGTGAGGCAGAACGCGTCCAGCAACTGTACGTCGACACCGGCGTCGCGAGCGTAGGCGGCACCGACTGTACCTACAGCGATAGTCCGGAGTCGACGGAGCCGTGTATCCTCGTCATCCGCGACGGCAACGTCGTCTCCTCGTTCGGGATGGACGCCGGTCTCGCGCAGTCGATGCGCAACGGCGAGTGGGCGAACGACCCGCAGTTCATCCTCGTGACCGGCTCGTTCGAACGCGCGCAGGCGGTCAGCATCGACCTCCGCGCCGGTGCGCTCCCGGCCTCGCTGGCGCTCGACGAGGGGACCGCCTCCTCTATCAGCGCCACACAGGGTGACAACTTCAAGCGCGACTCGCTGATCATCGGGCTGCTCGCGGTGTTCACCGTCGCGGGCGTCGTGTTCCTCCGCTACGGGCGGCCACAGGTTGCCGCGCCGATGGTCGTCACGGCGCTGTCGGAGGTGGTCGTGCTCCTCGGGTTCGCGGCGTTCATCAACTACCCGCTGGACCTGTCGGTCATCGCCGGGTTCATCGCCGTCATCGGGACCGGGGTCGACGACCTCGTCATCATCGCCGACGAGGTGATGGCCGAGGGCGACGTCAACTCCCGGCGCGTGTTCGAATCGCGCTTCCGCAAGGCGTTCTGGGTCATCGGCGCCGCGGCGGCGACGACCATCATCGCGATGTCGCCGCTGGCCGTCCTCTCGCTGGGCGACCTGCAGGGCTTCGCCATCTTCACCATCCTCGGTGTCCTCGTCGGGGTCCTCATCACGCGCCCCGCGTACGGTGACATCCTGCGCGTCCTGCTGACCGACCGCTGA